The Pseudoalteromonas carrageenovora IAM 12662 DNA window CGCTTAAAATAGGGGTATCGTCGATGACTTCTATTATGTTTTTTATTTTGTTCTCTGGTACGTCAGTCGTATTTTTAACACTGAGAATAACAGCTACTTTCTTTTGATTGCCAAAAGGCACTAAAACACGCATGCCCGGCTCAAGCGGTGTTGATAACCCGCTGAGTTGTTCTTCTACTTTATAGTCAAAGGTGCGTGGTAGCGGGACTTTAATAGCAACTTCAACAAAACGCATAACAACTTCACCCATAAAATTAATTGCCTAATGTACTAAAAATATGTCTAAAAACCTATAAGGAATAGCACTATAGAAAGAGGTTGTTCACCTTTTTAGCAAAAACATAAATTAATACTTGTGTAGGGGGTTGTTGTTGGATAAAATCCGCGACCAACAAATTTGTTTTAACGACGTATGGTGCCAGACTTCGGGTTTGGAGAGCGATGCGGCCTTAACTAGAGGTTCCTATGAAAGAAGGTATTCACCCTAAGTACGAAGTAATTTCTGCAACATGTTCATGCGGAAACAAATTCGAAACTAGCTCAACTCTTTGTAAAGACATTCACTTAGACGTATGTTCTGCGTGTCACCCGTTTTACACTGGTAAGCAAAAGATTTTAGACACTGGCGGCCGTGTTGATCGCTTCAACAAGCGCTTCGGTGCACTTAGCAGCAAGAAGTAATTATTGCTGTTTAGTTAAAAAAA harbors:
- the rpmE gene encoding 50S ribosomal protein L31 encodes the protein MKEGIHPKYEVISATCSCGNKFETSSTLCKDIHLDVCSACHPFYTGKQKILDTGGRVDRFNKRFGALSSKK